TTTGAATCGCATTCAGTTTGAGCATAAATACACAGCGTTGGCTCAACATGCTGGGGGTTTAGAGGATTTCCCAGAAGCAACGGTGCATGTGATGCAGACTGAGATGGACGCGGCGCAAGAACGGGGTGGTTTTATTCAAAGCCAACGCTATCGTCCTGGTCAGTGGGATGAGGTGAAAAACTGGAAGTTTTACGCGGCTGGAGGTGAACCTTGGTTTGGCTTTGAAGCAGTACGCGACCTTGAAGGTTCACCACCAGAAATTCTCCTCATACCACTAGCTGGTCACACCAAGTAAGTCGGTGGGAAAAAACAAAACTAAGTTAAGAAAGGTAAACAAAGCTATAACCCTCTTCCCTTCTGCCTCCTGCCTTGCCATAGCGATAATTTTTAACACTGAGCTACTTAGAGGTCATGCGGGTATTGCTGTTCAAACATCGGACGGCTGGCTTCTACATGCTGGTGATGCTTACTTTTACCGTGACGAAATCGGCTTTTCTAAAAGACGTTGTACACCCGGTTTACGTGCCTATCAGTGGATGATGGAGGTAGACCGCAAGGCTCGATTATATAATCAAGAAAAGTTGCGTGCTTTATCGTGCGATGGGCTACGCCCCGCCTGCGGCGATCGCAGTAGCAATGTTAGGCTATTTTGTAGTCATGATGCGATTGAATTGAAATCTTTCACAGAGCAGAATAATCCGCAATTCGTAAGCTAGTTACATATAGTTTCATCAACTGCTGCATCAAAATTTTGTTAGTTAAGTATTAAAGTCTGGAAGAACTATTCAGTTTTGTCAGTAAATTTACCCTTGACTTTAGATAACTTTCTTGGGTTCTGTCCGGGATTACGTGGATTTTCTCATATCTTTTGTTATTTTCTTATGTTACATAATATTGAAGATATTTTGCATGAAATTTGGCAAAATTTTTGCTAAACAATAAAATAAATTTTAGAAGATACAATCACATTTATAAAATTTATTAATTTATTTAATTTCTAATTCAATGTTTATTTATGCAAGCAACCCTTTCTTCGCTAGCTTTTAATTACCAGATATGGTAAATCCAAAAACAGAGCCAGATGTTTATATTGGAAAAGTTTTAAACAACCGCTACTTAATAATAGATTTGATTGGCAAAGGCGGTATGGGGCGAGTTTACCTAGCAGAAGATGCGGCTAAAGGTCGTAAGGTAGCCTTAAAAATTCTCATGTTGAATTTGGCTAATCAACAACTATCTCAACGCTTTGGTAGAGAAATTTTTATTGGCGCACAGTTAGGACGTAAAAGTAAAAATATTGTGCGCGTTTTAAGTTACGGTGTTACTGATGAAAAGACTCCTTTTTATGTAATGGAGTATCTCCAAGGAAAAAATTTAAAACAAATATTAAGAAATAACCCATTAACAATAGAAAAATTTTTAGAGATTTGTTACCAGATTTGCTTGGGTTTGGAATGCGCTCACCAAGGCATTATTCTCAAAGGCGAAATATTTCCCGTAGTCCACAGGGATATTAAGCCAGAAAACATATTTATTCTTGAAAATGCTAAACAAGGTGAGAATGTCAAAATTCTCGATTTTGGTATTGCTAAATTTTTAACAGAACGCAGTGGGATGACACTAACTGATTCTTTTATCGGCAGTTTACCTTATTGTTCACCAGAACATATGGAAGGGCGTAAACTACTTGATGTTCGTTCTGATATTTACAGTTTAGGTGTATTAATGTTTGAAATGTTAACAACTAAACATCCATTTCAGACACAGAGTAATTCCTTTGGTAACTGGTATCAAGCCCATCGCTTTCAAGTACCGCCTACATTTGCAGAGGTGAATAGTGAATTAAAAATACCAGAGGAACTGCAAAATTTAATCATGAGTTGCTTGGCAAAAGAAGTAGGCGATCGCCCTCAAAATATCCCAGAAATAATTCAAGTCTTGGAACAAGTTAAATACGATATAGAAAATCGTCATTCTAGCAGTAATGATATTTGGGAAACTTTACCTACAGTTCAATTAGTACCTGTAACCTCTATTACAGAAAAAGAATGTTTACAAAAAACTTGGCCGAAAAATAAACCAGTAAGTCTGATCGGATTTCCCCACCTTTTACCTACTACCCAAGGTATCATTCCAACTTTTTGGGCAATGTTGCCAAAACAAGAAATATCTCAATTATTGTCTAAAAATAATAGAATTGAATTTATTAATAAGCTAGATGTTTATCCCATGATTTTATGGGTAACAGTGTTGCACGACTTCCAACTATCTATTATCAGATGGCTATCTTATTTTATTGATTTACAGGAAGTTAGGGGTCAAAAGATTGTCAAAGCGTTAGCAGAAACCGGGTATTATCATCTACTTTTTTTTGCTATAGAAGAACCACATAATTGCGCTCAGGTCATTACCTTAACTCTTAGTGCCAAACAACGTCAACAACTTATAGATTGGTTAACAGCCCAACAAAATATTAATACGAATGAAATTACCACTACACAAGCTAAAAATTTACTAAAAACGGAATATGAAAAAATTAAACTAGAAATTATGCGTAATTTGGCAGCAAACAAACCTCAAGATCAGGTGGAAATAAAAAATTGGTTTGCTAAACTAATTGATAGAGTTTTACAAATTTTTAAACAACATCAATAATCTTAATGTTTGAGCTTTTTTATGCCAAAAATGGCTATAGACGAGGTTCTCAAAGTGAATCAAAGTACATTTGCATCTCCACATAGTACAGGATTACTTGCCAATCGTTACCAACTGCAAAAGTTGATTGGTACGGGTGGTATGGGTGAAGTTTTTTTAGCAACTGATATCCTCTTAGGAGGAACACCAGTAGCTATCAAATTTTTGACTCAAACTTTATGCGACCCCAAAATTCAACAAGATTTTGCTCGTGAAGCACTGATGAGTGCAGCTTTAAGTCAAAAAAGTTTGCATATTGTCCGGGCTTATGATTATGGTGTTAGTGACACAGGCAAACCTTTTTATGTGATGGAGTACCTCAACGGTAAAAGTTTAAAGGAATTAATTCCCTTACCTTTATCTAAGTTTATCCATCTTACCCGTCAGATTTGTTTGGGCTTACAGTGCGCCCATCAAGGTATTCAAATTGATGGTAAGGTTTATGCTTTAGTACATCGAGATATTAAACCAGCAAATATATTAGTTATTCCCGATCCCATATTAGGACAGTTAGTTAAAATCCTTGATTTTGGTATTGCTAAGTTTATTAATTATGCAGTTACAGTTAGTACAAATAGAGGATTTCACGGTACTTTACCTTACTGTTCACCTGAGCAATTAGAAGGAGAAAACTTAGATAGTCGTTCTGATATCTACAGCTTAGGTGTGATCATGTTTGAAATGCTCACTGGCGCTAAACCTTGGCAACCGGAAACAGATTTATTTGGCGCTTGGTATAAAGCACATCACTTTGAAAAACCAAAAGCGATCGCAGATGTTAAACCAGACCTAAAAATCTCGCCACATCTGAACAATTTAATCATGGCTTGCCTAGAGAAAAAAGCCAGCGATCGCCCACAAACTGTAGGGGAAATATTACAAATAATTGATGGAATAGAACCATCCCATTGTGCCAAGTTTATTACTAAATTCTCTTCACCATTAACACCTAAATTAACTTTGACCTCTGAACTAATAGTATCTTTAGAGAAGCAAGCTAAACAACTCACTTGGCCTCAAGATAAACCCATCAAAGAAATCGTTTTTCCTCAACAGCTAGACATAAACCAGCAAAATTTAGCTACAGTCTGGTTGATGTTACCAAAAAGAGAAATTCAACTACGGGTAAATTGTAAAGTTTATAATCGTTTTATTTTTGTTACATCACCTCATCCGATGCTGTTGTGGGTAACACTGCTTTACAACCAAAAGTTAGAGCCAAAATGGTTACCTTGCTATCTAGATATGCAGAATCCTGCTAATCGTCAACTAATAATATCTCTAATTAATAATGCAAACTACGCTCTAATTTGTTTTACATTAGAACTACCTAATAGCTGTATTCAAATCCTCAGTAGCGAGATTGAACCTAGCCAAAGACAAAAGCTGCAAATTTGGGTAGAACAAAGTCAAAAACTACCGCCAGCTTCTCAACCTCATGCAAGTAAAAATCTGCTCAAACAGCAGTACAAACACATTCAATCTCAGATGCTTCAGCATTTATCATCTACACACCAAATGGAACAATTAGCCAAAAAATTAAGTTAAAATTGAGCTTAATTGATTAAATTTGGAATATGCTTTTACCAGCAAAACTTCATTATTTATTATCAGTATTTTTTATATCATTAACGCTTGGTTCGTCATCTCCAGCGCAAGAACTCAATAAAAATCAAGGAGGAGTGATTACTGTAGACAGTATATCAACAGAAGCAGAAATCGCTTTAGCTCAACATCTGCAAAAGATAAAAGCTAAATTGTACGGTGCTTATTGGTGCAGCCACTGCTACGAGCAAGTATATCTGTTTGGTCAGCAAGCCTTTAAGTTAATTAACCGTATAGAATGCTCACCAGAAGGTAGAAACGCCCAGCCAAATGTTTGCAAAGCAGCCAAAATTAAAGGTTATCCCACTTGGGAAATCAACGGTAAGTTTTATTCTGGAGTTCAGTCCTTGACGGAGTTAGCGAGAATATCAGGTTATTTAGGGAATACAAATTTTAAAAATGCTAGACCTGTAAACATCCCCAGCCAGTATAGGGAATTTGCTCCCTCTGGGCTACCGCTTAACCTTCCTAATCAGGATAGTAAGTCTACTCCCTTTCAACTACCGCTTCATTTACCACTTGAGACACAAACACAATAAAAAATTCTAAAAATTTTCCCCAACGAGGTTGACAACCCTTAGAAGGTGCGTCATAATAGGGAAGTTGCCAATTAAGGGACTGTAGTTCAATTGGTTAGAGCACCGCCCTGTCACGGCGGAAGTTGCGGGTTCGAGCCCCGTCAGTCCCGTAGAAAGTGTTGAGTAATGATTGCTGAGTCCTGATTAGCATAGGGAGAGGACACAGATAACTAGTAATGGTTTGAAGTCCGTATTTCCTAGCAATACCTGATGACTCAGAGGCTTAGGTATTAAGCTAAATTTATTCATGCTTTGCGAGAGAGAGAAATACTGTGACTGTTAGAGTCAGAATTGCTCCTAGTCCAACTGGGAATTTACACATTGGTACAGCTAGGACAGCCGTATTTAACTGGCTGTTTGCCCGTCACCACGGCGGCACATTTATTTTGCGAATTGAAGACACAGATTTAGAGCGATCGCGTCCCGAATACACAGAAAATATTATGACGGGGCTGCGTTGGTTAGGGCTGAATTGGGATGAAGGGCCATTTTACCAATCTCAACGCCTCGACCTTTATCAAAAAGCGGTCAAACAACTTTTAGATCAAGGTTTAGCTTATCGCTGCTACACCACATCAGAAGAATTAGAAGCCTTAAGAGAAGCGCAAAAAGCCAGAGGTGAAGCCCCCCGTTACGATAACCGCCACCGTAACCTCACCCCAGAACAAGAAGCTGAATTTAAAGCCCAAGGGCGCAGTTTCGTCATCCGGTTTAAAATTGACGATGGCCGCGAAATCGTCTGGAATGACTTAGTACGGGGTAAAGTAGCTTGGAAAGGCAGTGATTTAGGCGGTGATATGGTCATCGCTCGTGCTTCTGAAGATGGTATTGGTCAACCCTTGTATAACTTTGTGGTCGTAGTTGATGACATTGATATGCAAATTAGTCATGTCATCCGGGGAGAAGACCACATCGCCAACACCGCCAAGCAAATTCTTTTATACGAAGCTCTTGGGGCAAAAATTCCAGAATTTGCTCATGCTCCCTTAATTCTCAACATGGAAGGGCGTAAACTTTCCAAACGGGATGGAGTCACATCGATTTCCGACTTTCAACGCATGGGTTTCACGGCTGAAGCCTTAGTTAACTACATGACCTTGCTTGGTTGGTCGCCACCAGATTCTACCCAAGAAATCTTTACCTTAGAAGGAGCCGCTAAGGAATTTGGTTTTGAACGGGTGAACAAAGCCGGGGCAAAATTCGACTGGGCAAAATTAGATTGGTTGAACAGCCAATATATCCACAACACCCCAGTTGATAAGTTGACTGATTTACTGATTCCTTATTGGGAAGAAGCAGGATATTCCTTTGCTGGGGGACGCGATCGCTCTTGGTTGGAAAAGTTGGTTAATCTAATCAGCGCCAGCTTGACACGTTTAACCGATGCTGTAGAGATGACCAAACTGTTTTTTACGCAAACAGTCGAATTGAGCGAAGAAGGCAGTAAACAATTGCAGCAAGAGGGTTCTAAAGCTGCACTTGAGGCGATTATTGCTGGCTTGGAAGCTCAACCCCAACTTACAGAAGCAGCTGCCCAAGACATAATTAAACAAGTGGTGAAAGCCCAAAGTGTGAAGAAAGGGTTAGTAATGCGATCGCTCAGAGTTGCCCTTACTGGTGATGTGCATGGTCCTGACTTAATCCAATCCTGGTTACTCCTAAATCAGATTGGTTTAGATAAACTACGCTTGAGTCAAGCAGTAGCGGCTAGTTAATCTCTCATAAACCAGTCTTCTAGTTCTTGTGGTGTGGGCATCCAGCCCGCACCAGACGGGAATTTTCACGCAACAAAATAAAGATTTACTTTATAAAAAGTCTGCGACCCTACCTAATTTTTCACCTAAAATTTAGGTAGTCAATTTCTCCCAAATTGGGAACTTACTCTGTAAAATTAGTGTCTTAACAAACACTGAGAAGCTTATGTAATTACAATGTTGAAAACATCGCTAAATAGAGGCATCCGGGTATCTTTAATGATAGTTACACTTGGCGTTATCTCGGCACTTCATACCGGAAGCAACGCCCAAGAAACGCCACCGATATTTGGAGATGTCGCCATCAGTCAGAAATTTTCTCCAGACCCCTTGGTAGTCCGGGGTATGAGTGGCGGTTCAGTAGCGGCAAACCAGGTAGCAGGCAGAATCGAAACGCCTACAGGCCCCTGTAACGGGTTTGTGGATGAAACACCAGACCACACCATCAAACTCAACAGTAATTTTGGTTACTTAAAGCTACAAGTCCAATCTCCTCAAGACACCACCATTGTAGTTAAAGGCCCTGGCGGTACTTGGTGTAACGATGACGTAAACGGCAAAAATCCAGGTATCAGTGGGGAATGGTTGCCAGGAAATTATCAGGTTTGGGTCGGCTCCTACGACAAAGATAAGTATTTTCCCTACACGTTACAAATTACGGAAGTCAAGTAGATTAGGGAAAGGGGACTGGAAAGATGAGGCAGTAACCCACCCCTAGCCCCTCCCAGAAAGGGAACAGGGGAGAGTAACAACTGTCAACTGATAACTGCCTCTTGCAATCTTGTATTAGAATTAAGTTAAATTTAATTAAGATTCTTATCGGCATCTTAGATTTAACATAATGGCCTTATAGCTTTATGGCGGTGCATGATTTAGATATCAGATTAAAGAAAATGGATTTATAAACATCCGTTGTAAAACAGTCTAGTAACACCAGTTGCTAGAGATGACAAATCGTAATTGGCATCTAGAGGCAAATTAAAAATGAAATTCTCTTGGAGAGTCCTACTACTCTGGACATTGCCAGCTTTGGTAATTGGCTTTTTCTTTTGGCAAGGAACGTTTGCTAACGCTCCTGCGGACATGACTAGGAATGCGGCTAACACTCGCATGACTTATGGCCGCTTTCTGGAATACGTGGACGCTGGGCGTGTTACCAATGTTGACCTGTATGAAGGCGGCAGAACAGCCATCGTGGAAGCCCAAGATCAAGATATCGAAGGCCGCATCCAACGTTGGCGGGTAGACTTGCCAGTTAGCGCTCCTGAGTTAATCAGCAAGCTTAAAGAAAAGAAAGTTAGTTTTGATGCTCATCCAGCACGCAATGATGGCGCTATCTGGGGACTTTTAGGTAATCTAGTATTCCCGATCTTATTGATTACTGGCTTGTTCTTTTTGTTCCGTCGTTCTAACAACCTCCCTGGCGGCCCTGGTCAAGCCATGAATTTTGGTAAGTCCAGAGCGCGTTTCCAAATGGAAGCGAAAACAGGGGTGAAGTTTGACGATGTAGCTGGTATCGAAGAAGCTAAGGAAGAATTACAAGAAGTCGTTACATTCCTTAAGCAGCCAGAAAGATTCACGGCTGTAGGTGCGCGTATTCCTAAAGGTGTGCTGTTGGTAGGGCCTCCAGGAACTGGTAAAACTTTACTCGCAAAAGCGATCGCCGGGGAAGCTGGCGTACCATTCTTCAGTATTTCCGGTTCTGAGTTCGTGGAAATGTTCGTTGGTGTGGGTGCTTCCCGCGTCCGCGACTTGTTTAAGAAAGCTAAAGATAACGCTCCCTGTATCATCTTCATCGATGAAATTGACGCAGTAGGTAGACAACGGGGTGCAGGTATTGGTGGCGGTAACGATGAGAGAGAACAAACCCTCAACCAGTTACTCACCGAAATGGATGGTTTTGAAGGTAACACCGGCATCATTATTATTGCCGCTACCAACCGTCCCGACGTATTAGATGCAGCCTTGTTGCGTCCTGGTCGTTTCGACAGACAGGTCACGGTCGATGCACCAGACATTAAAGGACGCTTAGAAATTCTCCATGTCCACTCCCGGAATAAGAAGTTAGATCCTAGCGTATCATTGGAAGCGATCGCTCGTCGTACCCCTGGGTTCACAGGTGCAGACTTAGCCAACCTCCTCAACGAAGCCGCTATCCTCACAGCCCGGAGACGCAAAGAAGCCATCACCCTCACCGAAATTGATGATGCGGTAGATAGAGTAGTTGCGGGGATGGAAGGTACACCTTTAGTAGATAGCAAGAGCAAACGCTTAATTGCTTATCACGAAATCGGACACGCCTTGGTCGGTACTTTATTAAAAGACCACGACCCAGTGCAGAAAGTTACCCTCATCCCTAGAGGACAAGCCCAAGGTTTGACTTGGTTTACCCCCAACGAAGAACAAGGTTTAATTTCTCGCTCCCAACTTAAAGCCAGAATTGCTGGTGCTTTGGGTGGTCGTGCGGCAGAGGAAATTATCTTTGGTTCTGCTGAAGTTACCACTGGTGCAGGTGGAGACTTACAACAAGTGTCGGGAATGGCACGGCAAATGGTAACAAGGTTTGGGATGTCTGATTTAGGCCCCTTGTCCTTGGAAAGTCAGCAAGGTGAAGTCTTCTTGGGTCGTGACTGGATGACCAGATCCGATTATTCCGAATCAATTGCATCACGAATTGACTCTCAAGTGCGGCTGATTGTAGAAGACTGCTACGAAACAGCTAAGAAGATTATCCGCGAAAATCGCACCGTCACCGATCGCATCGTTGACTTGCTCATCGAGAAAGAAACCATCGACGGTGAAGAATTCCGTCAAATCGTAGCTGAGTACACTGATGTACCAGAAAAGCAACAGTTTGTACCCCAAATATAAGCTGTTAGCCTTGTAATTAATTAGGGATGATTTTTATCATCCCTTTTTTTGTGTATTTACCAATTCACTAAAATTAAGCAATAGATGCGAACCATTACACCCGGATGGCATCTGTCTTGCTTAATTTTGAATTTTGTAGGCTTGCCTTTGCTACGCAACGCTATGCGAACCCGTAGGGTATTTTGAATTTTGAATTGGTATTACTGCTTACAAGCGGCAGTAGAGTCAGGAGTCGCATCGGGATAGAAGGTACGGATACCACCTCCTCTTACGACAAATACAGCTTTAAAGGTTCTACCCTCATCTGTAACGTTGACAAGACAAGCTTGGTTAGTGCTGCCAATGTTGGGGTTGTTCTTGTAAGCTAAAGATGCCTTTGACAAAATTTCTTCAGCATCGAGGCTGTAAGGATAACCTTTAACTCTAGACTGAGCCGTTCCATTACCTACCTTCATGATTACTCCCATAGTGTAGATAGTGTTGGGAACAACTTCTTCTCTAGACGTATTATTGGCAAGTCGTCCAGCTAAACCTTTATTTTGCAGCTCTACATAACGCCCAACAAAATGCAGTCCGCCAATAGAGCCTCCTTGAACTGGTTCTCCACAGAACACATGATCAAACGCTTTGACATTAAACCAAATATCGGTTAAATCGTTCAAGAAATCAGCATCAGCAGTACGCCCTGGTTTGAGAAAACCTCCCACATATGTCTTAATATTTGCCAAGACAGTGGGGTTTTTCTGCATCATAGACTGGAAGCCAGCGCGACTTACAACAGTACCAGGAGCGCCACAAAGCTCAACAACTGCTGTATCAAAGCTGTTAAGAACTGGGGCGGGAGGTGTGACATCACCAGGGCTACCAAGGGCTAACCCAGTTACAGGGTTGTTGATGTTGTCAAAGAAAGGTAAAGAACCAGGTGGTAAAGTTGCTGAGGTAGAACCCGTAGAACCCGTAGAACCCGTAGAACCTGTAGAGCCTGTAGAACCCGTAGAACCGTAATCACTAATTACGATGTCATCAATATTGGTTCGGTTTGCAGTCCCATCAGTCTTGCGAACTTCACAGCGAACTTTACCAGAGATATTAGGTGTAAAAGTTGCTGTTTGTAAGCTTGTAGAAGTGGTATTAACAGTAGAGCCAATTTGTGACCATGAAGTTCCACTGTTAGTTGAACACCAAACACCCCAACTGGTATTAGCATCATTACCAAACTTAGCGTATTTGATAGTAATAGAGCCTGCACCTGTATTGCGATCAAATCGCATTGATACTTTGCCATTATTACGAAGGCGTGCAGACTTTGCACCACTTTTTCTATCATTGCTGAGATCACCAATCACAGCATTATTGAAATTCCATGAGCCTGTGCTGAGATTAACATTACCATTTGTATAAGTTGTTTTTGCACCACTCTCAAATCCTTCAGAAATTGTGGCACTATTTGCACTAGTTATACAAAAGGCAAGCAGTATAATTGCTCCTGCTGATATTTTTACAGGTAAAGCTAATTGAGACATACTTTAACAGATGGGTTACTTGAAGGTAATTAGTAGTCTAGGTTGAACTTAAATAGTAGATGAACTAAACAAATTGCTTCGTTACCAACGAAGCTTTTAAGAAATTATACATGATTATAAATACTATAAATTCAGTAACAAACAAATGATTTAATATTAAGAATCTTATATTACATTCAGTAATATAATTATTGTTAATTACACTTTTTTATTAAACTTTTATTAAAATAAACTTAATAAATTGCCTATTAACTTAATTTATATTTAACCCATTAATCTTCATCTTTAACCCACAGTATACCAATCATTTTTGTACTGACAATAATTACACCTGTATCAAATGTTGATTCTGTAAGTGAATCCCAAGCACTCATTGCTGAGTAGTTGTCAGTAAATACTGCGTTAGTAAAAAACTTACAGGGGTTTTGAAAGAAATTAAGCATTTTTGTAGATATTTCTTCCGCTTTTCCTGTTGACATAATTTTTGCAGAATAAGCCAAATCTTTTGTTAATATACGTTCTAGAATTTTTTCGGCTGCATTTTGATTAATTTCTTTCCAATGAACACCAAGCCCTACATACCCCAGTTGAGTAACAAATAAATCCAGAATTGCTTGTAAATCTTCACTTTTATCGATATTTATCTCAGGGCTAATTTGTTTAAGCTCAAACACAATATTTCCTATACTGCGTTTTGATATTATTTCGTTTCTAAATTTCTGAATTGCTGGGTTATTTAGGGTGTCTAATATTTCGATACTCATTTTATTTTGATAAGTAATTTTAGCTTGTAGGAAACTTGATCTAAAATATCACTACCAAATTATATATCTCGCAATACGTCAGGAATTTCTTCTATCTATAGGATAAATTTCAATAATAACAATCGCCTCATGCTCATAGCGTGGGGCGAATTTATCTTATTTATCGTAAATCCGAGAGTTTAAGAAACTTACGTCTATAAGTAGTATATTTTCAGTCGAGGCTTAAATCCTCGACTGTTCGCACA
Above is a genomic segment from Nostoc sp. MS1 containing:
- a CDS encoding serine/threonine protein kinase, which produces MVNPKTEPDVYIGKVLNNRYLIIDLIGKGGMGRVYLAEDAAKGRKVALKILMLNLANQQLSQRFGREIFIGAQLGRKSKNIVRVLSYGVTDEKTPFYVMEYLQGKNLKQILRNNPLTIEKFLEICYQICLGLECAHQGIILKGEIFPVVHRDIKPENIFILENAKQGENVKILDFGIAKFLTERSGMTLTDSFIGSLPYCSPEHMEGRKLLDVRSDIYSLGVLMFEMLTTKHPFQTQSNSFGNWYQAHRFQVPPTFAEVNSELKIPEELQNLIMSCLAKEVGDRPQNIPEIIQVLEQVKYDIENRHSSSNDIWETLPTVQLVPVTSITEKECLQKTWPKNKPVSLIGFPHLLPTTQGIIPTFWAMLPKQEISQLLSKNNRIEFINKLDVYPMILWVTVLHDFQLSIIRWLSYFIDLQEVRGQKIVKALAETGYYHLLFFAIEEPHNCAQVITLTLSAKQRQQLIDWLTAQQNINTNEITTTQAKNLLKTEYEKIKLEIMRNLAANKPQDQVEIKNWFAKLIDRVLQIFKQHQ
- a CDS encoding serine/threonine protein kinase, which translates into the protein MNQSTFASPHSTGLLANRYQLQKLIGTGGMGEVFLATDILLGGTPVAIKFLTQTLCDPKIQQDFAREALMSAALSQKSLHIVRAYDYGVSDTGKPFYVMEYLNGKSLKELIPLPLSKFIHLTRQICLGLQCAHQGIQIDGKVYALVHRDIKPANILVIPDPILGQLVKILDFGIAKFINYAVTVSTNRGFHGTLPYCSPEQLEGENLDSRSDIYSLGVIMFEMLTGAKPWQPETDLFGAWYKAHHFEKPKAIADVKPDLKISPHLNNLIMACLEKKASDRPQTVGEILQIIDGIEPSHCAKFITKFSSPLTPKLTLTSELIVSLEKQAKQLTWPQDKPIKEIVFPQQLDINQQNLATVWLMLPKREIQLRVNCKVYNRFIFVTSPHPMLLWVTLLYNQKLEPKWLPCYLDMQNPANRQLIISLINNANYALICFTLELPNSCIQILSSEIEPSQRQKLQIWVEQSQKLPPASQPHASKNLLKQQYKHIQSQMLQHLSSTHQMEQLAKKLS
- the gltX gene encoding glutamate--tRNA ligase, yielding MTVRVRIAPSPTGNLHIGTARTAVFNWLFARHHGGTFILRIEDTDLERSRPEYTENIMTGLRWLGLNWDEGPFYQSQRLDLYQKAVKQLLDQGLAYRCYTTSEELEALREAQKARGEAPRYDNRHRNLTPEQEAEFKAQGRSFVIRFKIDDGREIVWNDLVRGKVAWKGSDLGGDMVIARASEDGIGQPLYNFVVVVDDIDMQISHVIRGEDHIANTAKQILLYEALGAKIPEFAHAPLILNMEGRKLSKRDGVTSISDFQRMGFTAEALVNYMTLLGWSPPDSTQEIFTLEGAAKEFGFERVNKAGAKFDWAKLDWLNSQYIHNTPVDKLTDLLIPYWEEAGYSFAGGRDRSWLEKLVNLISASLTRLTDAVEMTKLFFTQTVELSEEGSKQLQQEGSKAALEAIIAGLEAQPQLTEAAAQDIIKQVVKAQSVKKGLVMRSLRVALTGDVHGPDLIQSWLLLNQIGLDKLRLSQAVAAS
- the ftsH2 gene encoding ATP-dependent zinc metalloprotease FtsH2; the protein is MKFSWRVLLLWTLPALVIGFFFWQGTFANAPADMTRNAANTRMTYGRFLEYVDAGRVTNVDLYEGGRTAIVEAQDQDIEGRIQRWRVDLPVSAPELISKLKEKKVSFDAHPARNDGAIWGLLGNLVFPILLITGLFFLFRRSNNLPGGPGQAMNFGKSRARFQMEAKTGVKFDDVAGIEEAKEELQEVVTFLKQPERFTAVGARIPKGVLLVGPPGTGKTLLAKAIAGEAGVPFFSISGSEFVEMFVGVGASRVRDLFKKAKDNAPCIIFIDEIDAVGRQRGAGIGGGNDEREQTLNQLLTEMDGFEGNTGIIIIAATNRPDVLDAALLRPGRFDRQVTVDAPDIKGRLEILHVHSRNKKLDPSVSLEAIARRTPGFTGADLANLLNEAAILTARRRKEAITLTEIDDAVDRVVAGMEGTPLVDSKSKRLIAYHEIGHALVGTLLKDHDPVQKVTLIPRGQAQGLTWFTPNEEQGLISRSQLKARIAGALGGRAAEEIIFGSAEVTTGAGGDLQQVSGMARQMVTRFGMSDLGPLSLESQQGEVFLGRDWMTRSDYSESIASRIDSQVRLIVEDCYETAKKIIRENRTVTDRIVDLLIEKETIDGEEFRQIVAEYTDVPEKQQFVPQI
- a CDS encoding EndoU domain-containing protein, with protein sequence MSQLALPVKISAGAIILLAFCITSANSATISEGFESGAKTTYTNGNVNLSTGSWNFNNAVIGDLSNDRKSGAKSARLRNNGKVSMRFDRNTGAGSITIKYAKFGNDANTSWGVWCSTNSGTSWSQIGSTVNTTSTSLQTATFTPNISGKVRCEVRKTDGTANRTNIDDIVISDYGSTGSTGSTGSTGSTGSTGSTSATLPPGSLPFFDNINNPVTGLALGSPGDVTPPAPVLNSFDTAVVELCGAPGTVVSRAGFQSMMQKNPTVLANIKTYVGGFLKPGRTADADFLNDLTDIWFNVKAFDHVFCGEPVQGGSIGGLHFVGRYVELQNKGLAGRLANNTSREEVVPNTIYTMGVIMKVGNGTAQSRVKGYPYSLDAEEILSKASLAYKNNPNIGSTNQACLVNVTDEGRTFKAVFVVRGGGIRTFYPDATPDSTAACKQ